A genomic region of Capra hircus breed San Clemente chromosome 19, ASM170441v1, whole genome shotgun sequence contains the following coding sequences:
- the LOC102190909 gene encoding histone H3.3 yields MARTKQTARKSTGGKAPRKQLATKAARKSAPSTGGVKKPHRYRPGTVALREIRRYQKSTELLIRKLPFQRLVREIAQDFKTDLRFQSAAIGALQEASEAYLVGLFEDTNLCAIHAKRVTIMPKDIQLARRIRGERA; encoded by the exons ATGGCCCGAACTAAGCAGACTGCTCGTAAGTCAACGGGTGGGAAAGCGCCCCGCAAGCAGCTGGCCACCAAAGCGGCCAGGAAAAGCGCCCCCTCTACCGGCGGGGTGAAAAAACCTCATCGCTACAG GCCCGGGACTGTTGCGCTTCGAGAAATCCGTCGTTACCAGAAATCCACCGAGCTTCTGATCCGGAAACTGCCTTTCCAGAGGTTGGTGAGGGAGATCGCCCAGGATTTCAAGACCGACTTGAGGTTCCAGAGTGCCGCCATCGGCGCGCTGCAG GAGGCAAGCGAAGCGTACCTGGTGGGTTTGTTTGAAGATACTAATCTGTGTGCCATCCACGCTAAGAGAGTCACCATCATGCCCAAAGACATCCAGTTGGCTCGCCGGATACGGGGAGAGAGAGCTTAA